Proteins from a single region of Pseudomonas ekonensis:
- a CDS encoding GntP family permease: MFGMSHDAYLLLDAVVTVIGLIVLITKFKIHPFIALTIAAAFLGLTSGMPIGTIIKAFQDGFGGVLGFVGIILALGTMLGKMMAESGGADQIAQTLIRAFGKDKVQWAMMFAAFLVGIPLFFEIGFVLLIPLVFIVARRTGVSIIKIGIPLLAGLSAVHGLVPPHPGPLLAIGVFGADIGKTILYGLIVALPTAIIAGPIFGTFIAKHIPGHPNQELVDQLARETDSTDLPSFGITLLTVLLPVFLMLLKTFADVALPDGHFFRTWMDMIGHPISALLLALLLSLYTFGYKQGIGSNQMLKWLDASLAPTAAIILIIGAGGGFKQMLVTSGVGDVIGHMAVSAQISPILLAWLVAAVIRIATGSATVATITGAGIVVPVVGMIPGVNRELLVLATGAGSLILSHVNDAGFWLVKQYFNMTVAETFKTWTAMETILSVVGLGFILLLSLFV, from the coding sequence ATGTTTGGCATGTCCCACGACGCCTACCTGCTGCTCGATGCAGTGGTCACGGTGATCGGGCTTATCGTCCTGATCACCAAGTTCAAGATCCACCCCTTCATCGCCCTGACCATCGCCGCCGCGTTCCTCGGCCTGACCTCCGGCATGCCCATCGGCACCATCATCAAGGCGTTCCAGGACGGCTTCGGCGGCGTGCTCGGTTTCGTCGGCATCATCCTGGCGCTGGGCACCATGCTCGGCAAGATGATGGCCGAGTCCGGCGGCGCGGACCAGATCGCCCAGACCCTGATCCGCGCCTTCGGCAAGGACAAGGTGCAGTGGGCGATGATGTTCGCCGCGTTCCTGGTGGGCATTCCGCTGTTCTTCGAGATCGGCTTCGTGCTGCTGATCCCGCTGGTGTTCATCGTCGCCCGGCGCACCGGCGTGTCGATCATCAAGATCGGCATCCCGCTGCTGGCCGGCCTGTCCGCCGTGCACGGCCTGGTGCCGCCGCACCCGGGCCCGCTGCTGGCCATCGGCGTGTTCGGCGCCGACATCGGCAAGACCATCCTGTACGGCCTGATCGTCGCGCTGCCGACCGCCATCATCGCCGGGCCGATCTTCGGTACGTTCATCGCCAAGCACATTCCGGGTCACCCGAACCAGGAACTGGTGGACCAACTGGCCCGCGAGACCGACTCGACCGACCTGCCGAGCTTCGGCATCACCTTGCTCACCGTGCTGCTGCCGGTGTTCCTGATGCTGCTCAAGACCTTCGCCGACGTGGCGCTGCCGGACGGCCATTTCTTCCGCACCTGGATGGACATGATCGGCCACCCGATCTCGGCGCTGCTGCTGGCGTTGCTGCTGTCGCTGTACACCTTCGGCTACAAGCAGGGCATCGGCTCGAACCAGATGCTCAAGTGGCTCGACGCGAGCCTGGCGCCGACCGCCGCGATCATCCTGATCATCGGCGCCGGCGGCGGCTTCAAGCAGATGCTGGTGACCAGCGGCGTGGGTGATGTGATCGGCCACATGGCGGTCAGCGCGCAGATCTCGCCGATCCTGCTGGCCTGGCTTGTGGCGGCGGTGATCCGCATCGCCACCGGTTCGGCCACCGTGGCGACCATCACCGGCGCCGGCATCGTGGTGCCGGTGGTGGGGATGATCCCGGGCGTCAACCGTGAGCTGCTGGTGCTGGCCACCGGCGCCGGTTCCCTGATCCTGTCCCATGTCAACGACGCCGGCTTCTGGCTGGTCAAGCAGTACTTCAACATGACCGTGGCGGAAACCTTCAAGACCTGGACGGCGATGGAAACCATCCTGTCGGTGGTCGGCCTGGGCTTCATCCTGCTGCTGTCGCTGTTCGTTTAA
- the alaC gene encoding alanine transaminase — protein sequence MAEQGSPRRFARIDRLPPYVFNITAELKMAARRRGEDIIDLSMGNPDGATPPHIVEKLVTVAQREDTHGYSTSKGIPRLRRAISNWYKERYEVEIDPESEAIVTIGSKEGLAHLMLATLDQGDTVLVPNPSYPIHIYGAVIAGAQVRSVPLVPGVDFFAELERAIRGSIPKPKMMILGFPSNPTAQCVELDFFERVIALAKQYDVLVVHDLAYADIVYDGWKAPSIMQVPGAKDIAVEFFTLSKSYNMAGWRIGFMVGNPELVSALARIKSYHDYGTFTPLQVAAIAALEGDRQCVRDIAEQYRQRRNVLVKGLHELGWMVENPKASMYVWAKIPEAYAHLGSLEFAKKLLAEAKVCVSPGVGFGEYGDDHVRFALIENQDRIRQAVRGIRGMFRADGLAPKTAG from the coding sequence ATGGCTGAACAAGGTTCGCCGCGCCGCTTTGCGCGCATCGATCGACTCCCCCCTTACGTCTTCAACATCACCGCCGAGCTGAAGATGGCCGCCCGCCGCCGTGGCGAAGACATCATCGACCTGAGCATGGGCAACCCCGACGGCGCCACGCCGCCGCACATCGTCGAGAAACTCGTCACCGTCGCCCAGCGCGAAGACACCCACGGCTATTCCACGTCCAAGGGCATTCCGCGCCTGCGCCGGGCGATCTCCAACTGGTACAAGGAACGCTACGAGGTCGAGATCGACCCGGAAAGCGAAGCCATCGTCACCATCGGCTCCAAGGAAGGCCTGGCGCACCTGATGCTGGCGACCCTGGACCAGGGCGACACGGTGCTGGTGCCCAACCCGAGCTACCCGATCCACATCTACGGCGCCGTGATCGCCGGCGCCCAGGTGCGTTCGGTGCCGCTGGTGCCCGGCGTGGACTTCTTCGCCGAGCTTGAGCGGGCCATCCGCGGCTCGATCCCGAAACCGAAGATGATGATCCTCGGCTTTCCGTCCAACCCCACCGCCCAGTGCGTGGAGCTGGACTTCTTCGAACGGGTGATCGCCCTCGCCAAGCAGTACGACGTACTGGTGGTGCACGACCTGGCCTACGCCGACATCGTCTACGACGGCTGGAAGGCCCCGTCGATCATGCAGGTGCCCGGCGCCAAGGACATCGCGGTGGAGTTCTTCACCCTGTCCAAGAGCTACAACATGGCCGGCTGGCGCATCGGCTTCATGGTCGGCAACCCGGAACTGGTCAGCGCCCTGGCGCGGATCAAGAGCTACCACGACTACGGCACCTTCACCCCGCTGCAGGTGGCGGCCATCGCGGCGCTGGAAGGCGACCGGCAATGCGTGCGCGACATCGCCGAGCAGTACCGCCAGCGGCGCAACGTGCTGGTCAAGGGCCTGCACGAACTGGGCTGGATGGTCGAGAACCCGAAGGCTTCGATGTACGTCTGGGCGAAGATCCCCGAGGCCTACGCGCACCTGGGCTCGCTGGAGTTCGCCAAGAAGCTGCTGGCCGAGGCCAAGGTCTGCGTGTCGCCAGGCGTCGGCTTCGGTGAGTACGGCGACGATCACGTGCGCTTCGCGCTGATCGAGAACCAGGACCGGATCCGCCAGGCCGTGCGCGGGATCCGCGGGATGTTCCGGGCGGACGGGTTGGCCCCGAAGACCGCTGGCTGA
- a CDS encoding LysE family translocator: MEFTSGFLLSLSLCLDIGVANIAMITLAMQRGYFQGFALGLGTCVGDLVYAVLALAGMTVLLQYETVRWTLWIGGSALLVYFAAKMIYSAIHHEALLAETAEVSQNSHRKEFLRGIFLAMSSPSAILWFAAVGGTLIARSGGGGPLSSALFLGGFLCAGLLWSAGLCFAASHGGKLLGDKLLRYSYLASAAIFCYFAVYVIVSGYNEFVGSGAAEALHSL, translated from the coding sequence ATGGAATTCACCAGCGGCTTCTTGCTGAGCCTTTCGCTGTGCCTGGATATCGGCGTGGCCAACATCGCGATGATCACCCTGGCGATGCAGCGCGGCTATTTTCAAGGCTTCGCGCTGGGCCTCGGCACCTGCGTCGGCGACCTGGTCTACGCGGTGCTGGCGCTGGCCGGAATGACGGTCCTGCTGCAGTACGAAACCGTGCGCTGGACGCTGTGGATCGGCGGCTCCGCGCTGTTGGTCTACTTCGCGGCGAAGATGATCTATTCGGCGATTCACCACGAAGCGCTGCTGGCTGAGACGGCTGAGGTGAGCCAGAACTCCCACCGCAAGGAATTCTTGCGCGGGATCTTTCTCGCCATGTCGTCGCCCAGCGCCATCCTCTGGTTCGCGGCGGTGGGTGGCACGCTGATCGCCCGCTCCGGTGGCGGCGGTCCTTTGAGCTCGGCGCTGTTCCTCGGCGGCTTCCTCTGCGCCGGGCTGCTGTGGTCGGCGGGGCTGTGCTTCGCCGCGAGCCATGGCGGCAAGCTGCTGGGTGACAAGCTGTTGCGCTATTCCTACCTGGCATCTGCAGCGATCTTCTGCTATTTCGCGGTCTACGTGATCGTATCCGGTTATAACGAATTCGTCGGTTCCGGCGCCGCCGAGGCCCTGCATTCGCTGTGA
- a CDS encoding GyrI-like domain-containing protein produces MDEQKRVEVAEPRFEHGHFLLIAGFRDRFTKETVQDIPALWEKLIPHIGNIPGQKGEVTYGVCSNFDGNGGFDYMAGVEIRKLDDFPQEKYPWIEILPRQYAVFEHKGSLDLLPQTIDYIYNTWLPASGYKGLNAPELERYSADFNPKLKTGKLEICVPVEKKT; encoded by the coding sequence ATGGATGAGCAGAAACGCGTCGAAGTGGCTGAACCTCGCTTCGAACATGGACACTTCCTGCTGATTGCAGGCTTTCGCGATCGCTTCACCAAAGAGACTGTTCAAGACATCCCCGCGCTATGGGAAAAACTGATCCCGCACATCGGAAACATTCCGGGGCAGAAGGGCGAAGTGACCTACGGCGTTTGCAGCAATTTCGACGGCAACGGCGGTTTCGATTACATGGCCGGGGTCGAAATCCGCAAGCTGGACGACTTCCCACAGGAAAAGTATCCGTGGATCGAAATCCTCCCGCGCCAGTACGCGGTGTTCGAACACAAGGGTTCGCTGGATCTGTTGCCGCAGACCATAGACTACATCTACAACACCTGGCTGCCGGCGTCCGGGTACAAAGGGCTCAACGCCCCGGAGCTGGAACGCTACAGCGCCGATTTCAATCCGAAGCTCAAGACCGGCAAGCTGGAAATCTGCGTCCCGGTCGAAAAGAAAACCTGA
- a CDS encoding GNAT family N-acetyltransferase: MNPVIRHVTAADLDRCYAIETLAYEGDEAATREKIATRIATWPDGFIVAEVDGAVAGFVNSGAAFEVQMSDEAFKELIGHDPAGPNVVIMSVVVHPDYQGQGLAKRLMTAFIERMRGLGKVTIHLMCKERHIPLYAGFGFAYIKPSESDHGGMAWHEMILTL; the protein is encoded by the coding sequence ATGAACCCCGTCATCCGCCACGTCACCGCCGCCGACCTGGATCGCTGCTACGCCATCGAAACCCTCGCCTACGAAGGCGACGAGGCCGCCACCCGCGAGAAGATCGCCACCCGCATCGCCACCTGGCCGGACGGTTTCATCGTCGCCGAGGTGGACGGTGCCGTGGCCGGGTTCGTCAACTCCGGTGCGGCGTTCGAGGTGCAGATGTCGGACGAGGCCTTCAAGGAATTGATCGGCCACGACCCGGCCGGCCCCAACGTGGTGATCATGTCGGTGGTGGTGCACCCGGACTATCAGGGGCAAGGCCTGGCCAAGCGGCTGATGACCGCGTTCATCGAACGCATGCGCGGTTTGGGCAAGGTGACGATCCATCTGATGTGCAAGGAACGGCACATTCCGCTGTACGCCGGATTCGGTTTTGCCTACATCAAACCGTCCGAGTCCGACCATGGCGGGATGGCGTGGCACGAGATGATCCTGACGCTCTGA
- a CDS encoding pyridoxamine 5'-phosphate oxidase family protein codes for MIDSIEALEALYGLPHERAVRKQIGFLNEDYQAMVRLSPLVIVSSAGADGLDSSPRGDTAGFVRILDERTLALPDRPGNNRIDTLRNVLHDPRVSLLFIIPGIGETLRVNGTAAISAEPELLASFAVNGKPARTVLLVTVEAAFFHCAKAFVRSDAWNPDTHLPRSALPSAGAFHKRLNDGQFDAEAYDREAPARVQSSLY; via the coding sequence ATGATCGATTCGATTGAAGCCCTGGAAGCCCTCTACGGCCTGCCCCACGAGCGTGCGGTGCGCAAGCAGATCGGCTTTCTCAACGAGGACTACCAGGCGATGGTGCGGCTCTCGCCGCTGGTGATCGTCAGCTCCGCGGGCGCCGACGGCCTCGACAGCTCACCGCGCGGCGATACGGCAGGCTTCGTGCGGATCCTCGACGAGCGCACCCTGGCCCTGCCGGACCGGCCGGGCAACAACCGCATCGATACGCTGCGCAACGTGTTGCACGATCCGCGGGTGTCGCTGCTGTTCATCATTCCCGGCATCGGCGAGACCTTGCGGGTCAACGGCACGGCCGCCATCAGCGCCGAGCCCGAGCTGCTGGCCAGCTTCGCCGTCAACGGCAAGCCGGCGCGCACGGTGCTGCTGGTGACGGTGGAGGCGGCGTTTTTCCATTGCGCCAAAGCGTTCGTGCGCTCGGATGCGTGGAACCCCGACACCCACCTGCCGCGCTCGGCGCTGCCCAGCGCGGGGGCTTTCCACAAGCGGCTCAACGATGGCCAGTTCGACGCCGAAGCCTATGACCGCGAAGCGCCGGCGCGGGTGCAGAGCTCGCTGTACTGA
- a CDS encoding GNAT family N-acetyltransferase: MSARLVPYDSLNAAQRQQLETIEIHPGQIKYSGDIHTALQTLHTHAGVKGFALLDEDVPVAFLLLKRPPALPDWADEHSATLHALQVDRRAQGRGYGKACLQALPEAARQAWPQIKGLQLAVDADNDAAIALYARHGFVDSGQAVLGRVGYERRMGLVF, translated from the coding sequence GTGTCAGCCAGACTCGTGCCGTACGACAGCCTGAATGCCGCCCAGCGCCAGCAGCTCGAGACGATCGAAATCCATCCCGGGCAGATCAAGTATTCCGGCGACATCCACACCGCCCTGCAGACCCTGCACACCCATGCAGGCGTGAAGGGCTTTGCCCTGCTGGACGAAGACGTGCCCGTCGCCTTCCTGCTGCTCAAACGTCCGCCGGCGCTGCCGGACTGGGCCGACGAACACAGCGCCACCTTGCATGCGCTTCAAGTCGACCGCCGCGCCCAGGGCCGGGGTTACGGCAAGGCCTGCCTGCAAGCGCTGCCCGAGGCCGCGCGCCAGGCCTGGCCGCAGATCAAGGGCCTGCAACTGGCGGTGGACGCCGACAACGACGCGGCCATCGCGCTGTATGCCCGGCACGGTTTCGTCGACAGCGGCCAGGCGGTCCTGGGCCGGGTCGGCTACGAACGGCGCATGGGCCTGGTGTTCTGA
- a CDS encoding YybH family protein, with amino-acid sequence MNAQAQIQTLIDTYRQAVMSKDVDKVMALYADDIVSFDAIKALQFKGKAAYRAHWVACMEMCPGPHIFEFHEVAIETSDSIAFAHWVANCGGTNDKGETQSCWMRVTACYRLAGGAWRIVHEHWSAPFDPMSGATLFDVQP; translated from the coding sequence ATGAACGCACAAGCGCAGATCCAGACCCTGATCGACACCTACCGCCAGGCCGTCATGTCCAAGGACGTGGACAAGGTCATGGCCCTCTACGCCGACGACATCGTCTCCTTCGACGCGATCAAGGCCCTGCAATTCAAGGGCAAGGCCGCCTACCGCGCCCATTGGGTCGCCTGCATGGAAATGTGCCCCGGCCCGCACATCTTCGAGTTCCACGAAGTCGCCATCGAGACCTCGGACAGCATCGCTTTCGCCCATTGGGTGGCCAACTGCGGCGGCACCAACGACAAGGGCGAAACCCAGAGCTGCTGGATGCGGGTCACCGCGTGCTACCGGCTGGCGGGCGGCGCATGGCGGATCGTCCACGAGCACTGGTCGGCCCCGTTCGACCCGATGAGCGGCGCGACCCTGTTCGACGTGCAGCCGTAA
- a CDS encoding YciI family protein, whose translation MKYLCLVYSDERLLHSSPDSPEDAECWAYAESIQGSGRMVAAEALESVQTATTVRMRNGKVSVTDGPFAETKEQLAGFYLIDARDLNEAIQVAGHIPAARVGCVEVRPVRQLNV comes from the coding sequence ATGAAATACCTATGCCTGGTGTACAGCGACGAGCGCCTGCTGCACTCGTCGCCCGACAGCCCCGAAGACGCCGAATGCTGGGCGTATGCCGAGTCGATCCAGGGCAGCGGCCGGATGGTCGCCGCCGAGGCGCTGGAGTCGGTGCAGACCGCCACCACGGTGCGCATGCGCAACGGCAAGGTGTCGGTCACCGACGGCCCGTTCGCCGAAACCAAGGAGCAGTTGGCCGGCTTCTACCTGATCGACGCCCGGGATCTCAACGAAGCCATTCAGGTCGCCGGGCACATTCCGGCGGCCCGGGTCGGTTGCGTCGAGGTGCGCCCCGTCCGTCAGCTGAACGTCTGA
- a CDS encoding RNA polymerase sigma factor, which translates to MADAAVRARVEQVYREDSRRILATLIRLLGDFDLAEEALHEAFFVAVERWQRDGVPDNPRTWLVSTGRFKAIDVLRRRARFRASRPLLLAQVEELEQAQWSDEDVEDDRLRLMFTCCHPALAADAQVPLTLREVCDLTTEEIARAFLSAPATIAQRIVRAKAKIRDAKIPYQVPSLSELPERLDSVLRVIYLVFNEGYSASDGAQVVREDLTREAIRLGRLLMELLPEPEVMGLLALMLLHESRRAARTSPEGELILLENQDRARWDAQLIAEGGALVERALTTRRFGPYCLQAAIAAVHAEAPTAAETDWAQIVGLYDVLLRATPSPVIELNRAVAVAKRDGALAGLTLIEGILERGELQDYHLAHSARAEFCRQLGRTDEARTAYARALELTRQAPERRFIEGRLRELG; encoded by the coding sequence ATGGCGGACGCAGCGGTCCGGGCGCGGGTCGAGCAGGTCTACCGCGAAGATTCGCGGCGGATCCTGGCGACGCTGATCCGCCTGCTGGGGGATTTTGACCTCGCCGAAGAGGCCTTGCACGAGGCGTTCTTCGTCGCGGTCGAGCGCTGGCAGCGCGACGGCGTGCCCGACAATCCGCGCACCTGGCTGGTGTCCACCGGGCGCTTCAAGGCCATCGACGTGCTGCGCCGCCGCGCGCGGTTCAGGGCGTCGCGGCCCTTGCTGCTGGCCCAGGTGGAAGAACTGGAGCAGGCCCAGTGGAGCGACGAAGACGTGGAAGACGACCGCCTGCGGCTGATGTTCACCTGTTGCCACCCGGCCCTGGCGGCGGATGCGCAGGTGCCGCTGACCCTGCGGGAAGTCTGTGACCTCACCACCGAGGAAATCGCCCGGGCGTTCCTGTCGGCGCCGGCGACGATCGCCCAGCGCATCGTGCGGGCCAAGGCCAAGATCCGTGACGCGAAGATCCCCTATCAGGTGCCGAGCCTGAGTGAACTGCCTGAGCGGCTGGACAGCGTGCTGCGGGTGATCTACCTGGTGTTCAACGAAGGCTATTCGGCTTCCGACGGCGCGCAGGTCGTGCGCGAAGACCTGACGCGCGAAGCGATCCGCCTCGGCCGGTTGCTGATGGAGCTGTTGCCGGAGCCGGAGGTCATGGGCCTGTTGGCGCTGATGCTGCTGCATGAGTCGCGGCGGGCGGCGCGGACGTCGCCCGAGGGCGAGCTGATTCTGCTGGAGAACCAGGACCGCGCGCGCTGGGATGCGCAATTGATCGCCGAGGGCGGCGCGCTGGTCGAGCGGGCGTTGACCACCCGGCGGTTCGGGCCGTACTGCCTGCAAGCGGCGATAGCGGCGGTGCATGCCGAGGCGCCGACGGCGGCCGAGACCGACTGGGCGCAGATCGTCGGCCTGTACGACGTGCTGCTGCGGGCGACGCCGTCGCCGGTGATCGAGCTGAACCGGGCGGTGGCGGTGGCCAAGCGCGACGGGGCGCTGGCCGGGCTGACGCTGATCGAAGGGATCCTGGAGCGCGGCGAATTGCAGGATTACCACCTGGCGCATTCGGCGCGGGCGGAGTTCTGCCGGCAACTGGGGCGAACCGACGAGGCGCGGACGGCGTATGCGCGGGCACTGGAACTGACCCGGCAGGCACCGGAGCGGCGGTTCATCGAGGGGCGCTTGCGCGAGTTGGGCTGA
- a CDS encoding SDR family oxidoreductase produces MSKPLIIVTGASSGIGEAAARRLSAAGHPLLLLARRIERLEALALPNTLSRRVDITDRTAVLAAVAEAQAQFGPADALINNAGVMLLGEISQQDPAQWERMLDVNVKGLLNGIHAVVAGMIERKRGTIINVSSVAGRKTFPNHVAYVGTKFAVHGLSENLREELAPHNVRVTTIAPGAVETELLSHTTDEAIKTGYQAWKQDMGGTVLSAEDVATAIAYAYEQPQGVCIREIVMAATRQQA; encoded by the coding sequence ATGAGCAAACCGTTGATCATCGTCACCGGAGCCAGTTCCGGCATCGGCGAAGCCGCCGCCCGCCGCCTGAGCGCCGCCGGCCACCCGCTGCTGCTGCTGGCCCGGCGCATCGAACGCCTGGAGGCCCTGGCGCTGCCGAACACCCTCAGCCGCCGCGTCGACATCACCGACCGCACCGCGGTGCTGGCCGCCGTCGCCGAAGCCCAGGCGCAGTTCGGCCCGGCCGATGCGCTGATCAACAACGCCGGGGTGATGCTGCTGGGTGAGATCAGCCAGCAGGATCCGGCCCAGTGGGAGCGCATGCTCGATGTGAACGTGAAGGGCCTGCTCAACGGCATCCACGCCGTGGTGGCCGGCATGATCGAACGCAAGCGCGGCACGATCATCAACGTCAGTTCCGTGGCCGGGCGCAAGACGTTCCCCAACCACGTGGCGTACGTCGGCACCAAGTTCGCCGTGCACGGGCTGTCGGAGAACCTGCGCGAGGAACTGGCGCCGCACAACGTGCGCGTCACCACCATTGCGCCGGGGGCGGTGGAGACCGAACTGCTGAGCCACACCACGGACGAAGCGATCAAGACCGGCTACCAGGCCTGGAAACAGGACATGGGCGGCACCGTGCTCAGCGCCGAGGACGTGGCCACCGCGATTGCCTATGCGTATGAGCAGCCGCAAGGCGTGTGCATCCGCGAAATCGTCATGGCGGCGACCCGGCAGCAGGCCTGA
- a CDS encoding LysR family transcriptional regulator, with protein sequence MDIRHLKAFLAVFEERNITAAAQRLFISQPTLSVTVKQLEEELGATLFVRQPRGVEVSDEARLLYPQARRMVAEAQALSRMFRSGEHRVPLTLGIEGDIAASHIEAFVRMARQALPHLLLTLEEGCLGDGRLAVEEMCCEDELFLPLWEEPYVLALPADHPMAAAEAAWAPIEDWITCPQHPSHQRLMALYGRSPQAVAGHAGSLRQALHMVVAGIGAAMLPRSLAAGHGRVAVRALHLPAPTRRVGLCYAAQALELPAMRGLHEFFQVNRPAVIDAA encoded by the coding sequence ATGGATATCCGCCATCTCAAAGCCTTCCTCGCCGTGTTCGAGGAACGCAACATCACCGCAGCGGCGCAGCGCCTGTTCATCAGCCAGCCGACGCTGTCGGTGACGGTCAAACAGCTTGAGGAGGAGCTCGGCGCCACTTTGTTCGTGCGCCAGCCGCGCGGGGTGGAGGTCAGCGACGAGGCGCGCCTTTTGTACCCGCAGGCCCGGCGCATGGTGGCCGAGGCCCAGGCCCTGAGCCGGATGTTCCGCAGCGGCGAACACCGCGTGCCGCTGACCCTGGGCATCGAAGGCGACATCGCCGCCAGCCATATCGAAGCCTTCGTGCGCATGGCCCGCCAGGCCTTGCCTCATCTGCTGCTGACGCTGGAGGAGGGCTGCCTGGGCGACGGTCGGCTGGCGGTCGAAGAGATGTGCTGCGAGGACGAACTGTTCCTGCCGTTGTGGGAGGAGCCCTACGTGCTGGCGCTGCCGGCCGATCACCCGATGGCCGCTGCCGAGGCGGCGTGGGCCCCCATCGAAGACTGGATCACCTGCCCGCAGCATCCGTCCCATCAGCGCCTGATGGCGCTGTACGGCCGTTCGCCTCAGGCCGTGGCCGGGCATGCCGGATCGTTGCGCCAGGCGCTGCACATGGTGGTGGCGGGCATTGGCGCAGCGATGCTGCCGCGCTCGTTGGCGGCCGGGCACGGGCGGGTGGCGGTGCGGGCGCTGCACCTGCCGGCGCCGACCCGGCGGGTGGGCCTGTGCTATGCGGCGCAGGCACTGGAGCTGCCGGCGATGCGCGGGTTGCATGAGTTCTTTCAGGTGAACCGGCCTGCGGTGATCGACGCGGCTTGA
- a CDS encoding LysR family transcriptional regulator, producing the protein MASQEVLQAFVQAATQGSFSAAARKLGRSQSTISAAVASLEIDLDLVLFDRSSRKPTLTPAGHVMLQRAEAILAAGSRLEMTARQLAQGVEPKLTVAISDTYQSDRFEATLSAFEQRYPDLELECLIAECDDLIALVQRGRAHLAFVEMRDHYPPDLETATVDERTEIALFVGRGHPLAALESIDPQVLEQHRELRLATIVNPYGSRAKGRVWSAPSYLMLLEMAQRGFGWAPLPRWLVGRFGNGTLTELNVRGWPKPVFVDALWSRQFPPGPAGSWMLSQMLE; encoded by the coding sequence ATGGCCTCTCAAGAAGTGCTGCAGGCGTTTGTCCAGGCCGCGACCCAGGGCTCGTTTTCGGCGGCGGCGCGCAAGCTGGGGCGCAGTCAGTCGACCATCAGCGCAGCGGTGGCGAGCCTTGAGATCGACCTGGACCTGGTCCTGTTCGACCGCAGCAGCCGCAAGCCGACCCTGACCCCGGCGGGCCATGTGATGCTGCAACGGGCCGAGGCGATCCTGGCGGCCGGCAGCCGCCTGGAAATGACCGCGCGGCAACTGGCACAAGGGGTCGAGCCGAAGCTGACGGTGGCGATTTCCGACACCTATCAGTCCGACCGCTTCGAAGCGACGCTCAGCGCCTTCGAACAGCGTTACCCGGACCTGGAGCTCGAATGCCTGATCGCCGAATGCGACGACCTGATCGCCCTGGTGCAACGGGGCCGGGCCCATCTGGCGTTCGTCGAGATGCGCGACCATTACCCGCCGGACCTGGAGACCGCCACGGTGGACGAGCGCACTGAGATCGCGCTATTCGTCGGACGCGGACACCCGCTGGCGGCGCTGGAGTCCATCGATCCGCAGGTGCTGGAGCAGCACCGCGAACTGCGCCTGGCGACCATCGTCAATCCCTACGGCTCCCGGGCCAAGGGCCGCGTCTGGTCGGCGCCCAGCTACCTGATGCTGTTGGAAATGGCCCAGCGCGGGTTCGGCTGGGCGCCGCTGCCGCGCTGGCTGGTGGGGCGCTTCGGCAACGGTACGTTGACGGAGCTGAACGTGCGCGGCTGGCCAAAACCGGTGTTCGTCGATGCGCTGTGGTCGCGGCAGTTTCCGCCGGGGCCGGCGGGAAGCTGGATGCTCAGCCAGATGCTGGAATAG
- a CDS encoding multidrug/biocide efflux PACE transporter, with translation MTAPKSITERICQAIGFEVLAILVCTPLLAWIMGKPLLDMGVVTVLVAVLALLWNVVFNGAFDRVLKRLRIRHNAWVRVVHALLFEGGLVVMGVPLIAWWLSVSLWQAFLLDIGVLLFFLPYTYVYHWAYDVVRERLVLRTACEG, from the coding sequence ATGACGGCCCCTAAATCCATCACTGAACGCATTTGCCAGGCCATCGGTTTCGAGGTGTTGGCGATTCTTGTCTGCACGCCGCTGCTGGCCTGGATCATGGGCAAGCCGCTGCTGGACATGGGCGTGGTCACCGTGCTCGTCGCCGTGTTGGCGCTGTTGTGGAACGTGGTGTTCAACGGCGCGTTCGACCGCGTGCTCAAGCGTTTGCGCATTCGCCACAACGCCTGGGTGCGGGTGGTGCATGCGCTGCTGTTCGAGGGGGGACTGGTGGTGATGGGCGTGCCGCTGATCGCCTGGTGGCTGTCGGTGAGCCTGTGGCAGGCGTTCCTGCTCGACATCGGCGTGCTGCTGTTCTTCCTGCCCTACACCTATGTGTACCACTGGGCGTATGACGTGGTGCGCGAGCGGCTGGTGCTGCGCACTGCCTGCGAGGGCTGA